The Candidatus Poribacteria bacterium DNA window CTGAAGAAATCACACAAGATACCTTCCTTCAGGCATACAAAAAACTCTCAACACTCAAGGATCCGAACCAGTTTGCAGGGTGGCTCTATGTCATTGTCAGTCGGCTTTGCCTGAATTGGATCCGAAAGAAGAAACCCACGATGCAATCGCTGGATGGGACATCTACGGAAGAAATAGAGAAATTCTCCTATATCCGTTATGTATCGGAGCAGCGCGAGACAGAAACCTCTGAACGGCGCAGTGAAATCGTCAAAAAACTTCTCGCTAGACTGCCGGAGAGTGAACGGACGGTCGTGACGCTCTACTACCTCGGCGAAATGAACGCGAAGGAAATCGGTAAATTCTTGGGTGTGTCCGTGAAGACGATTCACAGTCGACTGCACCGGGCACGAAAGCGTTTGCAAGAGAAAGAGGAACTTTTGGTTAGCGATGTCCTCGGGAGTGTCCAATTGCCCACCCGTCTAACCGAGAACATCATGCAGCAGGTCGCTGACCTGAAACCGACACCACCTCCCGTTGGGAAACCCCTGCTTCCGTGGGCGGCTTTTGGTGCGGCTGCCGTCTTGGTTATACTGCTGCTGGGCATGAGCAATCAATACATCACCCGCTTCCAGAAGCCTTACAGTTTTGAGGCGCAATCTGAACCCACAATTGAAATCATTGACGCCGCTATTGTGCTCAATGTTGATTCACAGCCTGCTGTACGGCGTCAGGTCGGGCGTGCCGCTATTCCGAGTGAAAATAGGGGGATCGGCCAACAAATTACCGAGACGGTTTTGGCATCCAATATACAGGAAGATTCCGCTAAGTTCTCCACTTCGCAATGGACGCAAACAAATAGACCACACGGGGGTACCGTACTGGACCTTTTCGCTACATCTGAAAGCGTCGTCTACGCTGCTGCGCCGACGGGTATCTATAGACTCGCACCGGACGCAACCGCATGGACACGCATCAACACGAGTATACCAAGCGGACCGTTCCGGATGCCGATGGCTGAATATGGCGACACCCTCTATATTGTTTCCACCGATAAAATATTCGCTTCAACGAATAACGGTGAAAAGTGGAAGGTCCTTTGCTCCCGACCAGAGGGACATGCCGTTGGACTTATCGTCAAAAATGAAGCAGATGATCATACCCCACAATCGCGTTCGGTAATGTATATCGCCCTTCAAGATGAAGGCATTTTTCGATCCACAGATGCTGGTGCCCAGTGGAACCTCTTAGAAAATGGACCCGCAGCCGAAAATGTCTATGCAGTAACTGCGATTGGAAACACAGTGTTTGCTGGCACAAACAAGGGGCTCTACCGCCTCAATTCAGATGTGTGGGAGCGATTATCGGTTCATCCGTCCCAACAAGCCATCCTGTCCCTAACCGTTTTTGAAAATAATCTCTATGCTGTAACGGGACCTGCGCCATCAAGATGGAAGTTTCTCGAATCAAACGAAAACACCGAAAATATTGCAGTACAGATACACATCACGGACAGTCCGAGTTTAGAAAGGGTTTTCCACTCAATCGACTTAGGAGCCTCATGGACTGAAGTAACGCTCGGAAATGAATCCCCCTTTAGGAGTACAGCACTGGGTGTAGTCGTCCTGACGCACACCGGCGAAACGCTTCTCCCACAAGGCGTCGTAACGGCAGATAAGAACACTTTTTACAAGAGCGGTTCATTTGGTATTTATCGCACAACCGATGGCGGCAAATCATGGCATCCATTTGCGAATGGAATAACGGAAACGACAATACAGGATCTCGTTACGGTCAACAATAGACTTTATGCACGTACCGATAGAGGAATCGTCCAGTCAGTTGACGGGGGTGAGGTGTGGGAAACCGTTGAAATTGATTCCCCTAAACAGACGCGTGAAGGGATAGAAGAAGAGTTTTCTCCGCTTCATTTCTCCCTCGCTTCACAGTTAGAAACTACTGGAGACGTTCTTTATGGAATTGCCCCTGGAACAGGCAATCTACGCCTTTTTCAATTATCTGTAGGTGACAACACATTTGTCCCGGTTCAAAGGGCACCCACTTTTGAACGGGAACTCTCATCTATTGATTTGGAGGAATGGACAGGAGAACTCAAACAGGAACTTCTGTCAGATAATAGTGATGAAAACGAGGACTTTCCAGCAGTCGTTGCGTCCTTAATTAAAGACTATAGCGGAATTGGAGGGTTTGCAGTCAGTGGACAGACGTTCTACGCCGAATGGAAGCACCGGCTCTTCAGGTGGAAACCCGGCGACTCGGAATGGACAGATACCGGGTTAATAGATACCAGTGAATCCTTTAAGGACAGATTTGATAGAGGTTTCAAGTTAGCCGCCTCAGGGGAGACCGTCTACGTAGGTAAGCGGGACGGCAAGTTGTTCCAATCACTTGATGAAGGGAACAGTTGGAAAGACGTTACACCAATCCTTCCGCTTCGCTTTACCGGTTTCAAAGAGATAGTCTTTGCGGGGTCAAGGGTTTACGTCGCAACGGATGAAGGTGTCTTGGCTTCACAGAACGGCGAACACTGGCGTGTGCTCACCGATGAAATGGGTGAGCGTCCCGTGATAGATAGATTCGCTGTCGATCATACCAACGTTTACGGTGCCGGTAATGTCGGTGTCTATCATCTGGACGACCGTGGAAGATGGGATCAGATCTCCCCAAGCGTTCCAGATGTAGTTAGCTCCCTCGTCGTCAGCAACGACAAACTTTACATTGTTACCCAACACGGCAGGATGTTTCATATCCCCCTCCAAGAACTATAGTAGGTGCGGTTCCCGAAACCCAAATTTACTTTCTAATCACAAACTGAAGGAGCCTCTTGATGAAATTCATGTGTATTGTCACCGTCCTTTTTCTCTTGCCCTTTTCCGGCTGGTCAGGCACATTTCTGGAAACCTTTGATGGGGGCGATTTGGAAGCGTGGCAAGAACTTATCGCATGGGACATTAACGGAAATCAGGGGCCCGGTTCTTGGAAAGTCGTTGATGATGAACTCCACGTGGTAAATCGTCAGACGTTTGTTCGTTTACTTACAACCGGAGATGACACATGGAAAGACTACACCATGGAATTTGATGTCAAGCCGCTGAAAAAGCACGGTAGGGGCGGATTTTCCATCGCCGTGCGGATTCAGGAAGCTTGGGTAGTTTACTGTAGTGTTCATGATATAAGGATTATATTTAGGAATAAACCTCCTATTGAAGAACCTCGGGTAGATTGTACAGGAGGTAATTTGCACGCTGGAATGTTCGCATCTTTCCATTCTAACCCTCGTGCACTTCTCAGGTTGAATGAGTGGTCCCATCTAAAGTTTAGCGTTGAAGACGACACCTTTACCTTCTGGATTAACGATGAACAGATTATAAACCGTCTGGCACCTCGATTTAGAGACCTTCCTGACTTTCCTAACTTTCAGACCGGTGGTATAGGGTTCGGTCTCGCAAATTATACAGCGCGCTTTGATAACATTACTGTCACCGGGGACAGCATTCCAAATAGGGTTCCAGATAGGGGTGGATTCGTCGTAATGCCCCACGGAAAACTCACAACAACATGGAGCAACTTAAAACTGACTGGTGACGGCTGATCGTTCTCTTTTGTTGGAATGATCTCCCCATCGTAACTCTTCCGGAATTACAAACCCTCCGCCATAGGAGGGGTTTCCAACCCCGACTCCCTTCATTTGGATTATGTCCCTGTTGCCTCTTTGGGCTGACCACCGACTGCTATCCTATTTCTATTTTTCCTGCAAAAAATATGAAGATGTGGTAAAATAGAGGGACATTGTGGATCCTATCACGATACAAAGGACGGTCTAAAACCACACCACAACTACCGAAATTATGAAAATCATCGACGTTAAAACTTACAACTTACGCTATCCACTCATTGAACCCTTCGCGAATTCACGCGGTTGGACGGGCACGCGAACCGCCGTTGTCGTCGAAATTCGCACGGATGCCGGCATTACCGGTTGGGGTGAAGGCGTCAGTGTTCCGTCCGCCTCAGCGGTTGAAGCGCACCTGATCGGACAATCGCCTTTTGAAACAGAACGGATTTGGGAGGCGATGCGCGGCGATATCGGTGCCCTGAGCGGGATAGACATCGCCCTATGGGATATCATGGGCAAGGCACTTGATATGCCAATCTATCAACTCCTCGGCGGCGCGTTCCGATTGAAGATTCCAGCTTATGCGAGTGGACTTTTCAAGAAAGACAAACCCGACCTAACCCAAGCACTGATGGACGAAGCGAAAGGCTACGTCGATGCGGGGTTTCCTGCCGTCAAAATGAAGATCGGTTTCGGTGAGACTTACGATGTGAAGAACGTCGCCGCGGTTCGGCGCGCCATTGGAGACGATACGCTCTTCGCTGTCGACGCGAATTGTGGCTATGATGT harbors:
- a CDS encoding DUF1080 domain-containing protein, with amino-acid sequence MKFMCIVTVLFLLPFSGWSGTFLETFDGGDLEAWQELIAWDINGNQGPGSWKVVDDELHVVNRQTFVRLLTTGDDTWKDYTMEFDVKPLKKHGRGGFSIAVRIQEAWVVYCSVHDIRIIFRNKPPIEEPRVDCTGGNLHAGMFASFHSNPRALLRLNEWSHLKFSVEDDTFTFWINDEQIINRLAPRFRDLPDFPNFQTGGIGFGLANYTARFDNITVTGDSIPNRVPDRGGFVVMPHGKLTTTWSNLKLTGDG
- a CDS encoding mandelate racemase/muconate lactonizing enzyme family protein → MKIIDVKTYNLRYPLIEPFANSRGWTGTRTAVVVEIRTDAGITGWGEGVSVPSASAVEAHLIGQSPFETERIWEAMRGDIGALSGIDIALWDIMGKALDMPIYQLLGGAFRLKIPAYASGLFKKDKPDLTQALMDEAKGYVDAGFPAVKMKIGFGETYDVKNVAAVRRAIGDDTLFAVDANCGYDVGTAIDVGQKLLDYNLFWYEEPIISDDVRGYREIRHALKMRIAGGEMLKGRWAFRDLLQERGLDIVQPDLSIAGGFTECRKIAAMASANYVRVLPHMWGGSIRLAATLHWQATLPDAPQALNPIPSLLEFDMTENRLRTALAQQPINAVDGYVDVPQAPGLGIDINRNVLEQYA
- a CDS encoding sigma-70 family RNA polymerase sigma factor yields the protein MEKDDVQLIRRTLSGDDAAFSTLVQKYRKSVHALAWRKIGDFHYAEEITQDTFLQAYKKLSTLKDPNQFAGWLYVIVSRLCLNWIRKKKPTMQSLDGTSTEEIEKFSYIRYVSEQRETETSERRSEIVKKLLARLPESERTVVTLYYLGEMNAKEIGKFLGVSVKTIHSRLHRARKRLQEKEELLVSDVLGSVQLPTRLTENIMQQVADLKPTPPPVGKPLLPWAAFGAAAVLVILLLGMSNQYITRFQKPYSFEAQSEPTIEIIDAAIVLNVDSQPAVRRQVGRAAIPSENRGIGQQITETVLASNIQEDSAKFSTSQWTQTNRPHGGTVLDLFATSESVVYAAAPTGIYRLAPDATAWTRINTSIPSGPFRMPMAEYGDTLYIVSTDKIFASTNNGEKWKVLCSRPEGHAVGLIVKNEADDHTPQSRSVMYIALQDEGIFRSTDAGAQWNLLENGPAAENVYAVTAIGNTVFAGTNKGLYRLNSDVWERLSVHPSQQAILSLTVFENNLYAVTGPAPSRWKFLESNENTENIAVQIHITDSPSLERVFHSIDLGASWTEVTLGNESPFRSTALGVVVLTHTGETLLPQGVVTADKNTFYKSGSFGIYRTTDGGKSWHPFANGITETTIQDLVTVNNRLYARTDRGIVQSVDGGEVWETVEIDSPKQTREGIEEEFSPLHFSLASQLETTGDVLYGIAPGTGNLRLFQLSVGDNTFVPVQRAPTFERELSSIDLEEWTGELKQELLSDNSDENEDFPAVVASLIKDYSGIGGFAVSGQTFYAEWKHRLFRWKPGDSEWTDTGLIDTSESFKDRFDRGFKLAASGETVYVGKRDGKLFQSLDEGNSWKDVTPILPLRFTGFKEIVFAGSRVYVATDEGVLASQNGEHWRVLTDEMGERPVIDRFAVDHTNVYGAGNVGVYHLDDRGRWDQISPSVPDVVSSLVVSNDKLYIVTQHGRMFHIPLQEL